The Limibacillus sp. genome segment ATGTCGCGGCGAATCCGCTCCTGCTCTTCGGGCGGCATCTCCTTTATCCGCCTGATCAAACCTTTGAGCGTCTCCGCTTGATCCATGCGCGCACCGCTTTGGGCCAACAGTGCCGCTGCAAGACCGACCGCGGTCTTGGCCACATCGCCTCGAAGCGCCTCGAGCACCCGCTGGCGCTCGTCCTCCAGGGCATCCAGAGCCGCCGTGCGCTGCTTTTCCGTCTCCTCCCTGGCGGCTTTCAGAATCTTCGTCCGCTCCGCCTCCACGGCCTCATGCGCGTCTTTCATAACGGCCTGCCGCTCTTGCTCGAGGGCCGCCCTATCGTCCTCGTAGCGCTGCTTTGCGGCCTCGGCCCCGGCCTCGGCGCGGGTCGCCGCTCCCATGGCTTCCTGCTCGCGCGCGCGGCGCTTGGCGATCACCTGCTTGATCGGCCTGAAGAGAAAGCGCTGCAGCAACCACACCAAGACCAGGAAGTTGATTGCCTGAAGCGCGAGGGTCCACCACTCGATCTGCATCACTAGCCCACGAAGGGATTGGCGTAGAGCAGCAAGAGCGCGATCACCAGACAGTAGATCGCCATGGTTTCGATCATTGCGAGGCCGACGAACAAAGTCCGCGAGAGGGTCCCCGCCGATTCGGGTTGGCGCGCTATGGCGTCCATCGCCGCCGCAATGGCGCGACCCTCGCTAAAGGCCGGTCCGATGGCGCCGAAGGACACGGCCACCACCGCGCCCACGATGCTCAGGATTTCTAAACTGTACTCCATGATGTCTCCTATTCTCCTTCGACGCCGCCAACGGACGCCGCGATGTAGACCGCAGCCAGGACGGAAAAGATGTAGGCCTGGATGAGGCCGATCAGGATACCCAAAAGCATGAAAGGTATGGGAAGGAACAGGCCCGCCAGGAACACCACGATCGCTATGACGAACTCGTGGCTCATCATGTTCCCGAAAAGCCGGACCATCAGCGAGAAGGTGCGCGTGACCTCCGCCAAGACGTTGAGGGGCATGAGAATCGGGTTCGGCTTCAGGTAGCGCAGGACATAGTTCGGCAGACCCCGCGAACTAATTCCGAAATAGTGGACCGACAGGAATACGAACCCTGCGAGCGCCGCTGGCGTCTCGATGTGCCCGGTCGGCGGCTTCATTCCCGGCACCACAGCGGAGAGGTTGGCCAGCACCAGGAAAAGAAACAGGGTTCCCAGCATCGGCAGGTAGGGCCAGGGGTCCCGATTGAAGATTTCGCGCAGTTGGTCTTCCAGCGTCTCCACGACGATCTCAAGCGCAGTCTGCAAGACGCCCGCGTCCGTCGAGGCCCTGCGCGTGCCGAGCCAGGCCAGCGCCGTCAGAAGCGCCATGATAGCCCAGGTCGTGGCCACGGCCCGGTCGATCGGAACGCCGCCGAGGCGAAAGATGATGTCCGGCGCCAGCGGATTGCCTTCCATGGCTAACCCTCCACCATTCGGCGCTGCATCGCGAAACGAACCACCAGGAACCCGGCAAGCGCCGCCATCAGGGGAGCCGCGCCCTCTTGCGCGATCGCCCAGAAGCCCGCACCCACGATCGCCAACCGCAGCATCAACAGAAAGAGAAAGCCCGAGGTCGACGGTTTGCCATCACGCGAGACCAACGACCGGCGCAGGAGAGCAAAATAGAGCCAACCAGTCGCGGCCCCGGCCAGCGAGAACAGCAGCACTTGCGGTGCGAAAGTCTCCATCATGGCTCGTTCACCTTTCGCCACGCCAGGAAGCAACCCAACGAAACCCCGAGGAATATGAAACTGCCGGTGAAGAAGATCCCCGAGCCGAGCATACGGTCCAGCCAGCTCCCCACGAGGATGCCCAAGAGGGTCGGCGTCACGATCAGCCAGCCGAGCGCACCAATCATGGAAAGGTTCTTCCACAAAGAGCGCTCGCCCTCAGTCTCCCAACGCTCACGGCGTTCCTCGCGCAGCCGAATGGCCCGCTTGATCTTCCTGTAGTCCTCTCGGCTGGACGGGGATTTCATCGGCCCTGCCCCCCATCGCGGGGCACCTGTCCCGACGCCGCCGCCCCCACGGTTGGTGGCGCCCCCTGGGGCATGCCCTGCTGAGCGGGCCGCACGTAGCGCATCAGTTCGCGCACAACAGCCAGATGGAGCCGGTTGGCGGAGCTGCGCGAGCTTTCCTCGGAAAGACGTTCTTCCCGCAGGCGCTGGAGGATCGCAGGGCCAAGCTCGCCGAGAGCGTCCTCCCTGACCGCTTGGCGGGTCGCGACCTCGACCAGGGAGCCGTCCCGCACCACCAGGGTACCGCCCTGCACCGCCGCGTGGTGCTCCTCATCCTGTCCGTTGCGCCAGGATATGACGGACACCTCCAACGTCGTTATGAAGTCTGCATGGCCCGGCAGGATTCCGAACGCGCCGGTCGCGTCCTCCGCGCGAACATAACGAACCTCCGGCGCTTCGACGACGATCTCCATGGGGGTGGCTATCACGAGCTTCATGCGGCGGCCTCCCGCTCCTTGCGCATGGCGTCGTCGAGCGTCCCGATCATGTAGAGCGAGCCTTCCGCCCAGTCGTCCGCGTCACCGCGAAGGATCGCCTCGCACCCCTCAAGTGTGTCATCGAGCGATACGGTCGCGCCTTCGATACCGGTAAATTGCGAGGTGACCTTGAATGGTTGCGTCAGAAAGCGCATCAGACGCCGAGCCCGTCCCACGGCCCGGCGATCTGCTGGGCTCAACTCCTCCATGCCCAGAAGCGAGATGATTTCCTGAAGCTCCCGGTAGTGCTCGATCAGATGGCGCACCTCTTCGGCAACCCGGTAATGCCTGTCGCCCACGATCCTCGGGTCGAGCAGGACAGAGGTGGAGGCAAGAGGATCGATCGCCGGATAGAGTCCTTGGCTGGCCATTTCCCTGCTCAGAACCATCGCGGAGTCTAGGTGAGTGAATATCGCCGCAACTGCGGGATCGGTGAAGTCGTCAGCCGGAACGTAGACGGCCTGGATCGAGGTGACCGAGGCCCGTTCCACGGAAGTAATGCGTTCCTCAAGCTCTGCGATTTCAGAAGCGAGGGTCGGCTGATAACCAACACGCGACGGCAGCCTTGCGAGCAGGCCGGAAACTTCACCGCCCGCCTGCACGAAGCGGAAGACGTTGTCGATCAGGAACAGGACATCCTTGTTGTCTCTGTCGCGAAACTCTTCAGCGATGGTAAGCGCCGACAAACCGACCCGCCAACGGGCGCCCGGCGGCTCGTTCATCTGCCCGAATACAAGCGCCGTTCTGTCCAGAACCTTTGATTTTTGCAGTTCCAGCCAAAGCTCATGACCCTCGCGCGACCTCTCGCCGATACCGGCAAAGACGGATA includes the following:
- a CDS encoding AtpZ/AtpI family protein, with product MKSPSSREDYRKIKRAIRLREERRERWETEGERSLWKNLSMIGALGWLIVTPTLLGILVGSWLDRMLGSGIFFTGSFIFLGVSLGCFLAWRKVNEP
- the atpD gene encoding F0F1 ATP synthase subunit beta; this encodes MKDKLPPDGVEDAGRPGGRVVAINGSVVDVAFNAGSLPAILNALTVEWDGPGPLILEVHQHLDRQSVRCVAMQETAGLKCGVRVRDTGAPITVPSGEAVLGRLINVVGEPIDHQGPLPAKIDRQPIHRPPPRLSRQRGGEEVFLTGIKVIDLLAPIAKGGKAATFGGAGVGKTVLIMELIRTTVETYKGISVFAGIGERSREGHELWLELQKSKVLDRTALVFGQMNEPPGARWRVGLSALTIAEEFRDRDNKDVLFLIDNVFRFVQAGGEVSGLLARLPSRVGYQPTLASEIAELEERITSVERASVTSIQAVYVPADDFTDPAVAAIFTHLDSAMVLSREMASQGLYPAIDPLASTSVLLDPRIVGDRHYRVAEEVRHLIEHYRELQEIISLLGMEELSPADRRAVGRARRLMRFLTQPFKVTSQFTGIEGATVSLDDTLEGCEAILRGDADDWAEGSLYMIGTLDDAMRKEREAAA
- a CDS encoding ATP synthase subunit I, whose product is MMETFAPQVLLFSLAGAATGWLYFALLRRSLVSRDGKPSTSGFLFLLMLRLAIVGAGFWAIAQEGAAPLMAALAGFLVVRFAMQRRMVEG
- a CDS encoding F0F1 ATP synthase subunit C — encoded protein: MEYSLEILSIVGAVVAVSFGAIGPAFSEGRAIAAAMDAIARQPESAGTLSRTLFVGLAMIETMAIYCLVIALLLLYANPFVG
- a CDS encoding F0F1 ATP synthase subunit epsilon, with the translated sequence MKLVIATPMEIVVEAPEVRYVRAEDATGAFGILPGHADFITTLEVSVISWRNGQDEEHHAAVQGGTLVVRDGSLVEVATRQAVREDALGELGPAILQRLREERLSEESSRSSANRLHLAVVRELMRYVRPAQQGMPQGAPPTVGAAASGQVPRDGGQGR
- the atpB gene encoding F0F1 ATP synthase subunit A: MEGNPLAPDIIFRLGGVPIDRAVATTWAIMALLTALAWLGTRRASTDAGVLQTALEIVVETLEDQLREIFNRDPWPYLPMLGTLFLFLVLANLSAVVPGMKPPTGHIETPAALAGFVFLSVHYFGISSRGLPNYVLRYLKPNPILMPLNVLAEVTRTFSLMVRLFGNMMSHEFVIAIVVFLAGLFLPIPFMLLGILIGLIQAYIFSVLAAVYIAASVGGVEGE